Proteins encoded in a region of the Zea mays cultivar B73 chromosome 2, Zm-B73-REFERENCE-NAM-5.0, whole genome shotgun sequence genome:
- the LOC100216708 gene encoding mRNA-decapping enzyme-like protein isoform X2 has protein sequence MSHGGGGGRAKVTPNLAVDGEGTRTLNLTVLQRLDHAVEDILITAAHVTLYDFDTDINQWSRKDVEGSLFVVKRNAQPRFQFIVMNRRNTDNLVEDLLGDFEYQLQAPYIMYRNAAQEVIGIWFYNSQECQQVANLFSRILNAFSKVAPKPKIPSVQSEFEELEAAPSLVDGPLEAQTSNIMSTTTHVQEDPLSAFFSNDEFVDLVYREIMNRQ, from the exons ATGtcccacggcggcggcggcgggagggCGAAAGTGACGCCGAACCTGGCGGTGGACGGCGAGGGCACGCGGACGCTCAATCTCACCGTGCTGCAGCGCCTCGACCACGCCGTTGAGGACATCCTCATCACCGCGGCTCACGTCACGCTCTACGACTTCGACACCGACATCAACCAGTGG AGCCGGAAGGACGTGGAGGGGTCGCTCTTTGTCGTCAAGAG GAATGCTCAACCCAGATTCCAGTTCATTGTCATGAATCGCAGGAATACAG ATAATCTAGTTGAAGATCTTTTGGGAGATTTTGAATACCAACTACAAGCTCCTTATATAATGTACCGCAATGCTGCTCAAGAAGTTATAGGAATCTGGTTTTACAATTCCCAGGAGTGTCAACAGGTTGCAAATCTTTTCAGCAG GATTCTGAATGCTTTCTCAAAGGTGGCACCAAAGCCGAAAATTCCTTCTGTCCAAAG TGAATTTGAAGAGCTGGAAGCAGCACCTTCGTTGGTTGATGGTCCTCTGGAAGCGCAAACGTCAAATATCATGTCAACTACTACTCACGTTCAAGAGGATCCTTTATCTGCATTTTTCAGT AATGATGAATTCGTCGATTTAGTCTACCGCGAGATCATGAACAGACAGTAA
- the LOC100216708 gene encoding mRNA-decapping enzyme-like protein isoform X1 — MSHGGGGGRAKVTPNLAVDGEGTRTLNLTVLQRLDHAVEDILITAAHVTLYDFDTDINQWSRKDVEGSLFVVKRNAQPRFQFIVMNRRNTDNLVEDLLGDFEYQLQAPYIMYRNAAQEVIGIWFYNSQECQQVANLFSRILNAFSKVAPKPKIPSVQSEFEELEAAPSLVDGPLEAQTSNIMSTTTHVQEDPLSAFFSAAANVGGNSAVAVARQPIQPFGATPVAAHAATSITTTQSPGLHYLLPSQASSVSGRPADAHGGTGSIGRSTSLVYPSLFSPLTSSQTKMVHTNSAVPTAPPQHPRIAQQPQSAPLLQPFPLPTASSPPYGTPLLQPFPPPNPSPSLASAPVLSPALTRDKVRDALLRLVENDEFVDLVYREIMNRQ; from the exons ATGtcccacggcggcggcggcgggagggCGAAAGTGACGCCGAACCTGGCGGTGGACGGCGAGGGCACGCGGACGCTCAATCTCACCGTGCTGCAGCGCCTCGACCACGCCGTTGAGGACATCCTCATCACCGCGGCTCACGTCACGCTCTACGACTTCGACACCGACATCAACCAGTGG AGCCGGAAGGACGTGGAGGGGTCGCTCTTTGTCGTCAAGAG GAATGCTCAACCCAGATTCCAGTTCATTGTCATGAATCGCAGGAATACAG ATAATCTAGTTGAAGATCTTTTGGGAGATTTTGAATACCAACTACAAGCTCCTTATATAATGTACCGCAATGCTGCTCAAGAAGTTATAGGAATCTGGTTTTACAATTCCCAGGAGTGTCAACAGGTTGCAAATCTTTTCAGCAG GATTCTGAATGCTTTCTCAAAGGTGGCACCAAAGCCGAAAATTCCTTCTGTCCAAAG TGAATTTGAAGAGCTGGAAGCAGCACCTTCGTTGGTTGATGGTCCTCTGGAAGCGCAAACGTCAAATATCATGTCAACTACTACTCACGTTCAAGAGGATCCTTTATCTGCATTTTTCAGT GCAGCTGCAAATGTTGGTGGCAACTCTGCTGTAGCTGTTGCAAGGCAACCAATTCAGCCTTTTGGTGCTACTCCGGTGGCTGCACATGCAGCTACTAGTATCACTACAACACAATCGCCAGGCTTGCATTATTTGCTTCCTTCACAAGCCTCATCGGTTTCTGGGAGGCCTGCTGATGCTCATGGTGGCACTGGTTCTATAGGAAGGTCCACAAGCCTTGTATATCCGTCACTTTTCTCACCATTGACATCTTCACAGACGAAAATGGTGCACACTaattctgcagtaccaactgctcCACCTCAACATCCTCGGATTGCTCAGCAGCCGCAAAGTGCTCCCTTGCTTCAGCCTTTTCCGTTACCTACGGCTTCATCTCCACCATATGGGACTCCATTACTTCAACCGTTTCCGCCACCTAATCCGTCGCCATCTCTTGCATCTGCACCAGTCTTGAGCCCAGCGCTGACTAGAGACAAAGTCAGAGATGCATTATTGAGACTTGTGGAG AATGATGAATTCGTCGATTTAGTCTACCGCGAGATCATGAACAGACAGTAA